The genomic window agctATATTCATGTAGATCGAATAAATTGAATGGAAGTGATGATTTCggtttgtttatttgttgtttatcattttatttttatttttttatttcaccgttcattaatatgttaatacatacataaacccGGAGCTAATGCGTATATACAGAtacatgaataaacattatagtttaaatgtTTAGCTCCGGGGTTGAACTTACATCAAAATTCTAGGTTTTGTACAATTAAATACATGAACAAGTAATAtctatatctatttataactatttccCAAGTTCACTCGAACCAGTATCCTTATgagaggaattatttttttataacatttgtaTATCCCTTgccatttgttttttaatttgaaatctcATCCGGGAGTCTTTTGGGAGGTTTTAGAGATTCCATCATTGCAAATGTTCCGTTTACATTTTCTCAACTACCAGAACCCTATAAGAAGAGTACGTCACAAGATTTTAGCGCCCCGTTGTGACAGATATCAAATGGGCCAAAAAgaacttaatacaataaatgaatacttaaaaaaataatttcattgagcttaattattatgaaaaaatggaatactaATAGTATTTTATACTAACATACTAAAaacacagtaaaaaataaaattttatgacatttggCGACATTCATATACGACTTAATTAGTGGAACCGCTACTTCAGATACTGAGTTTACAATttcttgaattaatttaaataagatttgaataaagcctctatttttgcaaattgatccaAACAGTTCTTGGCGCAATAGAATAATTGACAACATATAGTTCATCAACGAATATTATCTGAAGTGAATTCTCAATGGTATTATTAGACCAAAGACAGATTTTGGAATTTGAAGActtgcaatttaaaaattttatatggtttgaattaaataccgaaGAAAGGCGCAATTTAAAGACTTGAACTTTGATTCTGCGtcccaaattttgacatctttctcTTTCAACTCcttctttaattcctttatttctgctTCATAGACTCCAAGTTGGATTTATATGTTGGTATTTATTTCCCTTAGATGTTTTACCTCAggagaaatatctgtaatacaGCATAAAATTACCCTTTTCCAACGATAAAGTaactattgcaaaaaaaaaaaaaaaattattataagaagttttattcatttaattgttgatgaaattagattcatgttcactaagtctatttctctattttcggAAGTAGAAGGTTCCAAATAAGGAGGGAAGTATGTATGATCCTGAAATTGTGGAGATCTTTTTGACttgaaattagaaataaaaaagttgcttgagatttccttcattattaaattttcttagcatCACCATTGTTCTCCTGAATAAAATTGGGTTTGTTGGAGTTTTTTGTGAGCCTTGGAACTTTAGGTTTTAGATGTTTGAGCAATGTTGGCTTGAGAGttggaattccttatttcttcaaaatgtttagagtACAATCGAGAATTATTTTATGGTTTccaaagatttcatttcatttttgtgttcATCCTCTCAGCTCAAGAACGATTCCTGTAATCCACGGCGCGTGACAAGAGGGCATACTTgggatattttaacaaaataaatcgACTTTGTAGAATTGTTCAcctaaaacataatattaaattttgaatgttttgggccGTGACTAAACACCTGAGGAAGTCAAAGAGAATACAAGCCCGGTGACGTAACTCTACTTATATGGCTCTGTCAACTACTACTCATATACATATAGGTACAACCTTTCAGATGAAGAGAGGAataagagaagaagaaagaaaaaagggaacAATCCCAAGAGATGATTTAAATCCACAAAGGCGGACCCCTAATAGATAAAAGTCATAAATAACGCTGATAATGGGGTCTCCTGGCATCTAAGACTCTTTTTAGACTTATAAAAAGGTCCAAACACACCTATAAACTGCACAAATCGAAATTATTGTTactccacaaaaaaaatgagGTCTGCACGCAAAccataaacttatatttttttcatcatttttcaaagtttatctGATTCAAAAATCGATCAAACTATTtcataaaaggaaattatgtCATCAAACTTAAATATGGAAAACAGGTCCCATACCAAAATAGTTTTAAGTTAAAGATTCACAATCTTTAACATTATGaaacttttgtttcatttttttgcttgTATTGCGTTTCCTTTTTCTTAACACTTTCCATATTTCATTATGATCTTCTAATTCCAGAATTCGACAAGTCAAACATGATcaagataatttgaaaaataatctagtCAAGTTTAACAATTTTGTACGAGAAAAGCAGAGCAAAGTATCATTCGAAAATGCTAAAAAGGAAGAGGAGTTGTCAGAGCAGCGTTTCTTGGAACAACAATTTGAAGAGACGaaggaaaacattattttactaaaagatCAAAAAGTGAGCCAATATTAGATTTCCTAAACTAACCCTTTGTAACGGAAGTTTATAAAATTGCTCCAAATATGTTTACAATGGATTTTATAGATGAACTTTTCAGGAATATGCTCTTGAAGTGTCCTTTAgaataaatgcaacttttttttaaaagtttaaccataaaaaaaagggTATTCACTAACAGAGGTTTAATAAATGAGCTTTAactgaaaagtattttaatttttttttttttttttttcaaggaaaatatAAAGGACTTGGTATCTGTCAAAAAAGGCTTTAAggaatatcttcaaaaatttgtaGAGCATGAGATATCGCGTAATCGCTATAAGGATATCGATGAGATGATGAAGAGATGTGAAACCCTCATCACTACTCGAGAAGATCTTTTAAAATCCTTGAACAGTATCAAAGACCAGATAAAAGAAAAGGCAAATAGATTAGATAATCTCAAAAAGGAACATGAAGAGCAAATCATACAACTGAAAAAGGAGCAAGGGGATTTGAACATCAAATACAAtgaaaagagaaacaaaaaacgAAGCTCAAAATTATTCAGGAAAAGTGTATCAACGAGAAGGTTCAGAGGAGTCTCCTAATGGCAAATATTAAGCTTAGTCTTCAAACCCTTTGGCAATATGTTCAATCAAGAAAAGTGAGGCTTTGTTTGATTCATTATTATCTTACTATACCCTGTATTGGTCGGAGTTATTAGGTGGCGTCCACAAACAGACAAGCAAACtctgttataataatataaatatgtaccccccctttttttttttttttttttgattttatatgaCGCCCTGACCTTTTGTAACACACACTTCTACATAAATTGACACTAATTGcacattcaaaatataatgctgacagacagacaaacttttcctTCAATGATATAGATTCTCCTTTGATTTATCTACAGGTCATCCTTCCAATAAATGTCATTTCAAAAGGAGAATTAAGGAAACATCGAGGAGTTGATCCAATGGGAAAGAAAAGTATTGTCGAAGAACAGATTTCCTCTGTTCTAGCCCACATAATAGATCTGAAAGTTAGTAATGCATTTGAATTTCGAGATTGTCATAATtacttaaatgtatatatatatatatatttttatagatagtaATTGATATCATTGAGAAAACAGAGGATGTTGGCAATTATTTAGCTCCAATACCAACAGATTGATCATACGGATATTGACCTAACACCATTCATGTCAACGGCGTAGTTTACTTACATATACCGGGTGTAGTAAAGGTCCAGATACAATTTCCGCTTCAACTTTAATAAGAACTAGCTTATAAACTAATAATGacaagacaaataaaaattggtcgacatattgtaaaaatacagatataaatttcattcaataacAGAGCCACTTAGAGCAATAATTTACTCAAGGCGCAATCGGAAAATAAAGTAGAGAGTCTTAACAATATCCGAGGACAATGAGGTCCATTCATTCGTGATGACGCgtttcaagaaaatgacactatTACAGgaggttaatattttattctaagcaaaaattttatagaacaaaaacctatttttcatttaatcgGTCTTATACTCTAAGACTGTTTCTTTAAAGGcagattaaatttgattatcgTCATTCATAACTAATGTTTCATTAAGACTAAATCCAAGGATATGTTTAATACAAATCGTTTAAAGTAAAAGTTTAGGCTTAAATATTTGTCacaaacttaatatttttaattattctcaaTATAATCCACTAGATGTTATTCATTCACGATAAATTGAAGCTAAGACttcaaataagtatatatttaattgaattattaaattgcaTTCCATTTCCCGCGGTACATGATCAACTCAAAGTCTGTACTATAGAGTTTGTACAAAGCAGAGGGGATCAACGCATTTGTATTTTGAAGGACTCATTTACAGAATCTACAGAAAATCTATGGTAACCCGGACTTAGCGGTGTctcaaaataaattgcaaaggTGGGTGAAAGCCACATAGTGGCAACGTACCCATTTCGACTTAATCGAGCCATTGTTATGTCCAATCGAAAATAGAAATACACTTCTTATTGCCCATGATgccaaaaacttaaattaaatatttttaattaaaaaataagactatttgtataatataatcaatttttgttttgttctaaTTTAATCGTATAGGTCTTCTTCGACACTAACTAATAATTGTCATTCCTAATCTATCCAATTCCATAGCATATATAAAATCCAAGCCTTTTCGTAGGCAATTCttgaaatagttatattttatacaaaaaaaagattaataagtatatatcgACAGAATTAGGTTGAATTTACAGTAAAAGAGCACGgttttgttgcatttttttctGAGAACAAGCTTAATCTCGgtgattcataaattaattaaaaaagttgctAAGTATCCATTTTCAAACATATTACATCAAGCACCAAATCCTAGAAGAGtgagaattagaaaaaaaatcttgttgtGTTTAAGCATGATATACCTAAGTGCATTATGGAGATGTAAAAACTGAATGATATAGTTGATTGCAGAAAGTTAAAAGAGTTTATTGAAGGATGAGATAGTTTAAGACTAGAGGTAAATAATGAAGTACTGTGTCTCATCTTTGACCCGTAACATCCTCTAAAGGGAGAATACAAGAAGTATACTAGATAATATAGGAGTTTATTCTAATACAAAATAGATCAACTAAATACAGATAAGAGTTGAAGATGTCAGGAATCTTCACAGTCCACGGAGTTGAACATCAACCCTTATCCGCATATTTCATCCCTTTAACACCTCACTAGGCGATTTACCACATTCAAATAAAGGAATCTCGATAAAgaaaccataaatatataatattatttaattgatgagTTAAAATTCTTGGTTATGAGGGAATGTTCACTAGGGCATTCAACTGAGGGTAATACAGAACTAAATACAACACTCCCCCCTCACTATTTTCATGTTAAGCAGGGTCGGAACTTCGAAATCATCAGCTTGCATCCATAGTCCTACCAAATGGTGCATCAAAATACTCTTCCTCACCAGTTTCTAACCTCTAGCACAGGATCCCCCTCTTAATCCAATAACTTTTCATCATCTCACTCCACTTCTCCTCTGAAGCTGTTAGTCGTAAGTCAACTTCATTCTCAGCACATTGGAAGAGACATTTTCCAAAAAGATGATTAGGACCAGTGATAAGTAGTTTTTAACATCTTACTCGAGCCACTAAAAGATATTGGCCATTGCATTGCTTGAAGAGTCAGACTCCTACGACATAAtatgaaaacattgaaaaaggCTCGAGACAGGCATACTGCTTACACGAAGTAAACAGAACGTATCCCATGTCCATCAAGAACAGAAATTAAGAAGTGCTTACTGCCTAACatcaacaaatttatatttattgttgttattcgACTATTTAGTGATTATATGGTCCTTACTTTTGATAGAAGGgaattcttatataatatatacataatacccCAAAATGATACCACGCTAAATTGAAGCAAGCTGAAATGATCCGCACCGAACAAAGGCTCGCTCAAAAGatgcatgctaaaaaaaagcGTGCCAAAATGAGTGGACACGGGTCTTTCCTTAtataatctaataataaaagagTTGTAAGAATTACtctatcataatttatttaaaataaattattaatacaaaaattgaaactgacaattaaatcaatataaatataattgaagccCCTATCACGGATAAATGAATTCTTTTTAGGgtcatacataatttaataataatattaaaaagcttTCACACTATAAAAACACCTTCAGAGAAGAGATAAGTCATCAATTCATTGATACATAATCATCAAACCACATACCAAAATCCAATCCTCAACATGAACAAGGAATTCAACAAGAACCTGTTCATGAACACTACCACCTGTTCTGATGTCCGTGGACATTTAAGTGGACAACAACTCCCTGCCTGGGTTCAAGGAGTTCTCCTCTACAACGGTCCCTCTGGAGGTCTTTGCAACACTTCTTCTAGAAATATAGACTCTGGTTAC from Lepeophtheirus salmonis chromosome 1, UVic_Lsal_1.4, whole genome shotgun sequence includes these protein-coding regions:
- the LOC121120540 gene encoding uncharacterized protein; its protein translation is MNDEFSTYFKNINWRKEVEPLEVLAGGKVVLNIPQCKEVQRINREKNVTTAEKALNETNQQYKKKVENLKKRIRQVKHDQDNLKNNLVKFNNFVREKQSKVSFENAKKEEELSEQRFLEQQFEETKENIILLKDQKENIKDLVSVKKGFKEYLQKFVEHEISRNRYKDIDEMMKRCETLITTREDLLKSLNSIKDQIKEKANRLDNLKKEHEEQIIQLKKEQGDLNIKYNEKRNKKRSSKLFRKSVSTRRFRGVS